The following nucleotide sequence is from Kosmotoga arenicorallina S304.
TCGCATAAGGCAGGCACCAAGCACTCCCCAAAAGGCCGGATAATCCCGGCCTTTTTCATTTCACGAGGTTCTAAGACTATTGGCTTTTTCTTAAGAGTTCTTTCGTACTATATAGTGAGCAAATAAAGCAGGTTTTATATTTCTTACCTAAAAGAGCTACAATTTTTTAAGACGTTTTTCCAGATCCAAGAGTTTCGCTTTTTTATTGGCGATATCTGCCTTTATGCGCAATTTTCTGCTCTTGTCATCACATACCTTCAACTGCGCCTTTAGTTTCTTTATAAGTATCTTAATACCTTCTATTTCATTTTTGAGCAATTTTTTCTTCTGCTCATTAATCTTTTTAAAAGCTCTTCGTTGAAACATACTTCCCCGATCCCCCTTTGTTTCTAAATTTCCTTTTTCCCTCATTTTAAGTTATGTATAAAAATCTCGAACTTCGATCACACATTTACATTTGAATTCTATCATATTAAATACTTGTTACATATCCCATAAATAAACACTGGAGCAATCATTTGTGATACCAATTTATGTAAAAGGTAAGGAATTATCAGAAGGAAAATATTGGTTAATAAAAGAAAAGAGGATATTTTGGTGACTTTGAAGCATGATTTCCTGATTAACAAAAAACAAACCCGCTCCCACAATTTGTTACTGGAGCGGATTATAAAAGTATTCAGTGGCTATGCAGATGGTCAGGGGACGGGGACTTGAACCCCGGGCCTCTGGTTCCCGAAACCAGCGTTCTACCGACTGAACTATCCCCTGGCTGGAAAAATTCTATCACAGGATGAATGGGTTTTCAACTCTCCACGCTTTCAATAAAGGCACTTCCAAGAACGACATCGCCAACGTAGAAAACAGCAAGTTGCCCGGGGGTTATTGCAGACACAGGATTGTCAAATTCAACTGTAAGCCTATCCTTTTCACTATATACAGACGCCTTTTCCGGTTTCATGGTGCTTCTTATCATGCACTGGCAACGAAGTTCACCATCTTTGATATCTATTAGCCAGTTTGGCTGCGCTGCTGTAAAACGCTTTTTCAATGTTTTTTCGTAAGGTCCTACAATAATGCGGTTGTTAATGGTATCAATGTCAATCACATATAACTTTTCCTTTGAAGAAATCCCCAAACCTCTTCGCTGTCCTATCGTGTAAAAGGCAAGTCCGTGATGCTTCCCCAGAATATTCCCGGCAATATCTACGATATCTCCATCAGGCAGTTTAATTCCTTCAGAACTCAAAAACCTGCGGTAATCGTTGTCTGGTATGAAACAAAGTTCCTGGCTTTCTCTCTTTTGATGTACTGGCAGGCCAAGAGATTTTGCTTTTTCCCTTATTTCCTCTTTTGTAAGCTCGCCAACAGGGAAGAATATCTTGCTCAGTTTTTCCTTTTTGATCATTGAAAGGAAGTACGCCTGGTCTTTATGGCTCGCTTTTCCCTTTGCCAAAGAAATTCCGTAATGAGGATGTTCTATTATTCTTGCATAATGTCCGCTGGCAAAGAGCTCCATACCATCTTCCAGCGCTTTTTCCATCAAAGCACCGAATTTTATGTAATCATTGCATAGAACACACGGGTTGGGGGTTCTACCTTTTTTGTATTCTGAAGTGAAATAGTCTATTATACGCGCCCGGAATATTTCGTCGAGCCTTATTATTTTGAGCTCTATACCCAGAATCTTTGCAGTCCTGAATGCATCGAAGGTATCAGAGGGGCTGCAACATACTTTTTTTGTTTCAGGAACTATTTCAAAAAGGCTATCAGGAAGGTTTTTCATGTGATAACCTACGACTTCGTGGCCCATTTCAATTAATAGAGCAGCTGCAACAGCGCTATCGACACCACCGCTCATGGCTACGCCTATTTTCATTTTCTCACTTCCAATCGAAAATTATGCTATCATAACTGGTTTTGTTTGAATTGAACTATTTCTCATTTCTGTTACATCGTATCACTGCTTGTCAGGATTTGTGTTTCAAATAGTATAATCTTAATTAGGAGGCGGTTTTATGAAGAGAATTTTCATCATCGCTTTTCTCCTTTTTACGATTATTGCTATTGCACGAACTGAGTTTAGTGTGGTTGGTTTTTACAGCCCTTATGAAATAAGCTACTCCGGTTGGAGCTCATTCATAAGTTTCAATGATGATCAGTACAGGTCTTACGATTTCACTGTAAACGAACCCCCACTTCAATTGAGTGCTACACATTCTCTGGCACTGGGGGTCTCAAGCAGAACAGGTATGCTTGCCATGTCGTACTGGATTGATATGGCAATGCTTTTGGGAGGCGGAAGAAACGAGTTCAGGTTCGGGACGATCAGGAGGAATTTTGAAAGCGGTTATGCTTTCAGAGTGCTTACTTACAATTATCAAAATACCCTTGCAGACCCTTTGAGCTCTTATCCTTACTACATAACTTTCAACGACAAGATATTCGATCCCACCGAAACAGAAGTAAGCTTCTTTCACCGCATTTACAGTTTCCGTTCAGGTTTTTACTCCACGTTTTTTCTGAGGAATTTCTGGCTGTCTTTTGCATATTATCCGGGGCTTTTCAATTTCGTTGTTGAGGCTGCAGGTGTAAAGGTTTCGGACAATAACCATTCAGTATTTTTCCCCTTTGAACCTGATGGCAATTACAATTTCTTGAATGATGAGTTCTCAATCAGTCTGGGATTTAACTTCAGTATATTCTAACACCATAACTTGGGGGTGAGGTAATGAAGAAAGGTTTTCTCGTGGTTATTTTGATCCTTCTCGCTGTCTTCGCCATTGGAAAGACTTACATGGTTGGAACCAGTGCGGATTTTCCGCCTTTTGAGTATGTTGAAGACGGCAAGTATGTCGGTTTTGATATGGATTTGATCAGAGCCATCGCCGACGAAATGGGATTCAAAGTTGTGATTGTTGACATGGCTTTCGATTCGCTCATTGCCGCATTGGCATCGGGAAATCTCGATATTGTTATAGCCGGGATGACAATCACGGAGGAAAGGGAGCAGGTTGTCGATTTCTCAACACCTTACTGGGTGGCAGACCAGAGTGTTGTTGTAAGCGAGGGTTCCGGTTTAAGCATTACCGTTTTATTCGGCGATCACGATATTGGCGTTCAAACAGGCACAACAGGAGACCTTTGGGTTGAGGAAAATCTTGTAAACACAAAGATACTCACCGGTCAGTTCAAAAGATACGAAACTTTCGTGCTTGCCATGACTGACCTGGTCAATGGAAATGTTGATGCGATTGTCCTCGATTCTCCCGTCGCGGAGATGTATGCCAAGAGCAGGCCTGTTGAAATTGTTGGCATTATCAAAACAGGTGAAGAATACGGTATAGCTGTTCAGGAAGGAAACAAGGAGCTTCTTAACCTGATCAATGAAGGTATAAAGAGGCTGCAGGAATCCGGAAAGATCGAAGAGATTATTTCAAAATATTTCTAGTTATCTGAAAGGAAGGGATAATCATCGACAAGCTATCTTTAATATTCAATTCCTTTCCAACTTTACTCGAAGGAACATGGGTAACGTTGAAGATAACGTTCCTATCATTGGGGTTGGGGCTGGTAATTGCCCTGCCCCTTTCCTTTGGGCAGGTATATGGCGGAAAGGGATTTAAAGCCTTTGTGGTTGTTTATGAGAGGATTTTCAGGAGTATTCCGGAACTGGTAATATTGTTCCTCATTTTTTACGGATTTCCGCGCGCGGGTATAAGGTTCTCGCCCTTTACCGCTGTAATTTTGGGCCTTGGGATAAGAAGCGCAGCGTATCAATCCCAGATATTCAGGGGAGCCATACAATCCATAAGCGCTACTCAAATGAGGGCTGCCCGCTCCCTTGGAATGACTAAATTTCAGGGATTTAGACATGTGGTTTTACCACAGGCTTTTAGAGTTGCTCTCCCACCCTGGGCAAATGAGTTCACCATAGTTTTGAAAGATTCCTCTCTTGCATATGCCCTGGGAGTTACAGAATTGTTGAGGCAGGGTGGATATATAATCTCAACCAGTTATGAACCAATGCTCATTTATTTGACAATTGCTGCTATCTATTTCATTATTACCTTTGCGGTGAACAGAAGCTTAAAAAAACTCGAAGAAGCTCTTGCTATCCCGGGTTTTGAGATAAAGGAGAGTATAAGATGAAAAACAATCCTTTGTTGAGAATTATAAACTTAAAGAAGCGCTTTGGCGATAAGGAAGTTTTAAAAGGTGTAAGCTTTGAGGTAATGGAAGGCGAAACAAAAGTAATTATAGGTCCAAGCGGAACCGGAAAAAGCACCCTTTTGGCTTGCATTAATCAGCTCGTAAATCCAGATGATGGCGAAATATGGTTGAAGGACGAACTCATAACGCAGGCAAAAGACATTAATAAAATCCGTCAAAGAATAGGGTTTGTTTTTCAGGATTTTGGTCTTTTTAACCATCTTACCGCCCTTAGAAATGTTATGATAGGGCTTACCAAAGTTAAGAAAATGGATAAAGATTTGGCAAGAGAAAAAGCACTTGAACAATTGAGGAAAGTCGGGCTTGAACGTGAAGCGAATCTCTATCCAGCACAGCTGTCGGGTGGCCAAAAGCAAAGGGTTGGCATTGCCAGGGCTCTAGCAATGGAACCTGAGATTATTCTCTTTGACGAGCCGACATCAGCCCTCGATCCTGAATTGATCGGAGAGGTGCTCCGTGTGATGAAAGATCTTGCGGAAAGCGGCATGACCATGCTGGTGGTTACTCACGAGATGGGTTTCGCGAGATCTGTTTCTGACGAGATTATCTTCATGGAAAATGGCTATATAGTGGAACAGGGTTCACCTGAGAAGCTGTTCAAGAACCCTGAAAATGAAAGAACGAGGCAATTTTTGAACAAATTATCCGAGCTATATGGCGAGGGCGATTGAGATGCTTATAATGGATAGGATTATAAACATTATCGAGAAATACTGGCCAGTTCTTTTGAAAGGGCTCGGAATAACCATGGAAATGACTTTGATTTCAGTTCTGGGAGGATTTGCTCTTGGTATTGTGTTAGCCCTTTCGAGAACATACGGCAATAAATTTCTGAAGATAATCTCAACGGGATTTATTGAGATAATAAGGGGAACCCCTTTGCTTGTTCAATTATTCATTTTGTATTTCGGTCTCCCACCTTATGGGTTGAAGCCTACCCCTTTTACCGCTGCCATTATCGGTTTTATAATCAACAGCGGGGCTTACCAGGCAGAGTATTTGAGAGGCTCGATTCTTTCGATTGGCAGGAACCAGATGACAGCGGCAAGGTCGCTTGGAATGACGAGAAAGCAGGCTATTATTCATATAATAATGCCACAAGCGCTTAGGCGGGTTATACCTGCCTGGAGCAATGAGTTTATCTATCTCCTGAAGTATACGTCCCTGGCTTACATAGTCGGCGCGCCCGAGCTTATGGCGCAGGCGAAGTTCATAGCGAGCAGGAATTTCCAGTTTTTTGAAGTGTACCTTGTTGTCGCGGTGATATATCTTATAGTGGTATTATTCTTCACGTGGCTTTTTGGCTTGCTGGAAAAGAAAGTAAAGATTCCCGGCCTTGAATGGGTTAGATAATTCAACAATCGGAGGTGGCATAGTGGTTCTCAACGGGAATTCCCTGACAATAGAAGGCGTCTATAATGTTGCATTCAAAGGAGAAAAAGTCGAAATATCCCCGGAAACCCTCATTCTTCTGCGCGAAAGTCGAAAAGAACTTGAAAAACACCAGCTTACAAAGACTATATACGGTGTGAATACGGGATTTGGAATACTCGCAAACAAGAAGGTAAGTCCCGAAAAAATCGAAGAGTTGCAATTCAATATAGTCCGTTCTCACGCAGCAGGCGTGGGTGATCCTCTGGCACCTGAACTGGTGAAGGCTATTATGGTTATCAGGGCAAATTCCCTTTGCAAAGGTTATTCAGGTGTTAGACCCGTTGTTGTAGAAAGAATAGTCGATTTTCTCAATCATGATATTATTCCTGTTGTTCCAGAACAGGGTTCTGTTGGTGCCAGTGGTGATCTTTCCCCGTTGGCGCATATTGCCCTGGCGCTGATAGGTGAAGGTATGGTTTTTTACAACAGCAAAAAGCTCCCAACCATGGAAGTTCTGCGCGAACTCGATATATCACCACTTACATTGGCTTCAAAAGAAGGGCTAAGCCTGTTAAACGGCACTGCGTTTATGGCTGGAGTTGGAAGCTGTGCGGTTCATATTTCTGAAAAGCTCTTCGATGAGGCTCTCACGGTGGCTGCAATGTCTGTTGATGCCCTTAAAGGTAGTACATCTCCCTTTGATCCCAGAGTGCATAAAGCTCGGCCACACAAAGGACAAATTCACGTCGCGGAAAGGCTCCTGGAGAACCTCAATGGCAGCGAAATAAGGCGCGCTCACCTTGATTGTGACAGGGTTCAAGATCCCTATACCCTCAGAACCATACCGCAGGTATACGGGGCGGTTTATGATACCATACAGTATGTAAAGAAAGTGTTTGAAACTGAAATAAATTCTGCAACGGATAATCCGTTGATCTTTGAAAATGGCGATGCGATTTCCGGAGGCAATTTCCACGGAGAACCGATAGCATTGGCTATGGACTTTCTGTCTATCGCCCTTACGGATATGGCAAACATGATCGAACGCAGGATAGATAGGCTTGTAAACCCCAAGCTCAACGATTTGCCACCTTTCCTCACAAATGGTGAAGGCGGCTTGAATTCCGGTTATATGCTGTGGCAATATACCGCCGCTGCACTCGCATCAGAAAACAAAACGCTGGCTCATCCGGCAAGCGCAGACAGTATCCCCACCTCTGGTTTTCAGGAAGATCATGTGAGCATGGGTGCCTGGGGAGCTAGAAAACTATGGAAAATAGTAGACAACTGGAGTCAGATTATTTCTATTGAAGCTCTTCTGGCTTATCGGGCTATGTGTTTCAGAAAGCCGTTGAAATCGGGGAAAAGGATCGAAGAATTGTTTTCAAAGTTTCAGGAAATCCTAACGGATCATGATAAAGATAGGTACTTTGGTGAAGAATTCAAAGCAGCACTTTCGCTGCTGAAAAAAAGAGCTGGCCTATAATAAAAAAACTGGGAGGAGTTCTCCCAGTCTGGTGCCGGAGGCGGGACTTGAACCCGCACAGGCATAATGCCCACATGATCCTGAGTCATGCGCGTCTGCCAATTCCGCCACCCCGGCACGCATAAATAGTTTATCATCACGTAAAGGAGGTGTCAAGATAGGTGCTGAGACACTTAAGGGGTGTTTTACTGATTTTCCTGACCTTATCGATATCTGTGGTATCTTTTTCATTGTCTCATCCCATTGCCCTCCTTCAAAATGATTCTGACTATCCAGATGGCGGTTCATTCATAGAAAAGGCTTTGGATAAACTGAATGCAGATTATGAGGTTTACCGGACTTTTCGTGGCGAATTCCCCAAAAAAGGAGAATACTCAGCACTCATTATCAGTGGGGGAAATAGCATGGCGGCGTATTTTAGCAACTCAGGCCATGCAAAAGCTTCTGTTGAGCTTATAAAAGATGCAGATGTCCCTGTTTTAGGAATATGCATGGGTTTCCAGATTATTGGAAGGATATACGGTTCTGCTCTCATAATCTCTGAGGAGCGTGGCTGGCGAAAACTAAAGATTGTAAAAGATGATGTGCTCCTTACGGGGATCCCGGAAGAATTTAACGCATGGGAGAATCATCTTTTTACGCTGAACAGGCTTCCGAAAGAATTTGAGTTGCTCGTTATAAACGAATCAGGATCAATACAGATGATGAAGCACAAAAGTAAATACATTTATGGTGTCCAGTTTCATCCGGAGAAAGGAGACCTTGATAGGTTTAATCATGGTTACATGGTTCTTGTGAATTTCTTGACGCTTGTAGAATATCTCAACAGGAAGAATATGGTTCAACCTTGAAGCAGCTGCCTTAATTTCTCGATCTGTTCCCTTTTTCCAAGAACCATCAAAGACTGCCCCGGTTTTATCAGAGTAGAAGCCCCGGGATTGAATGTGCTTTTTCCGCTAGTGTGTATGGCTATGACGATCAAACCTGTCTCTTGCGGGATTCTGAGTTTGCCAAGCTCAATGCCTTCTGATGGAAAATCTTCTGGAACATCTACCTGTTCGAAATAAATCTGCATGTCACCTGATTCGACCAGTGTGTCGAGAAAACCTTCTATACTTGGATTTAAGATCAAGTTCACCATTCTGCGGGCACCTATTTCAGGTATGGGAAGCACCTTTGAAGCACCTGCATAGTACAGCTTTTTGATGTTTTCTACTTCATTGGCTTTGGCAATTATTTCCAGCGAAGGGTTTAATTGCCTTGCAGTTAGCACAACAAAGACGTTATCCGCATCTACCGGAAGCGTGGTGATCAATCCTTTGGCTCGGTCAACGCCTATCTGTTTCAAAACTTCCTCATTTACCGCATCTCCTTTGAAACACGTCAGGTTTTCAGCGGAATTTTCTATATACTCAATGCGTTCGGAATCATTGTCAACAAGGATTGCCTTAAGCCCCCGTTCTGACAGCATTTTTGCAATGCTAAACCCGATAGTTCCTGCTCCAATTACAATTATGTGGTCTTTCATTTTTACCAGCTCCTTTAACATTTTCCTTCTTTTCAGGGTCTGGCTTAGTTCGCCTTCAACCACAAAAGCGGCGATTTTAGAGAAAGCATAAACGCCCAGAGTAATACTGCTGAATATTAGCAAGCTTGTAAAAAGCTTTCCAGCAGGTGTTAAGTCTCTTGGTGTGCCATAGCCTACAGTTGATATCGTAATTACAGTCATAAAAAACGAATCGGTTAAATCCCAGCCTTCAATAATTGCGTACCCAAAAACTCCAGAAATAAACACCATTACAAGATAGAATATCGCAAAAACTATCGATTTCAAGCCCTTTGCCCGATCAACCATCTCTCAACTCCCTCATAGCTTTTTCTATCTTTGCTAATCCCTTTTCCAGGAGAGTTCTGGGACAGGCGAAGTTCAATCTCTGAAATCCTTCGCCACCTTTTCCAAAAATGGGGCCATGACCCAACGCAACTTTTGCCCTGTGAAGCAATAAATTTCGAATTTCATTGTCGTTCATTCCGAGGCCTCGAAAATCCAACCATAGCAAATATGTGCCTTCCGGTTTTACAGGCTTAATCCCGGGTATATTCTCATTTATATATTTGACCGCATAATCCCTGTTTCTTTCAAGATATTCGAGAAGCTCGTCAAGCCATTCTTTACCATGACGGTAAGCCATTTCCGTCGCATTGATTCCAAAAATATTCCCCAACCTCATAAAGAGTTGATCATAAAGCCTGTTCTCAAATACTTTTCTTAGTTTGCTGTTGGGAACAATGGTGAGAGAAGTTTCAAGACCTGCGATATTAAAGGTCTTGCTGGGCGCCATGCATGTTATAGAAATTTCTGAAAGTTCCTCTGAAATCTTTGCAAAGGGAGTATGCTTTGAACCTGAATAAACAATGTCGGAATGGATTTCATCGGACAGCACTATAACACCTTTTCTTAAACAGATTTCTCCAAGTGTTTTAAGCTCGTCTTTCGTCCAGACACGTCCAACAGGGTTGTGAGGACTGCAAAGTATGAGAAGCTTTGTTTTATCATCAATCTCTTTTTCGAGGCTGTCAAAATCCATTTCGTAACGACCATTGCTATACCTGAGCTCATTTACTGCTAATTCGCGGTTGTTATTCTTTATGACATCAAAGAATGGGTAATACACAGGTGTCTGAAGCAACACCTTTTCTCCCGGTTTTGTGAAAGCCTGAACAGCTATTGCTATGGAAGGAACCACTCCCGGAGAAGCTATTATCCATTTCCTCTTTATATCCCAGTCGTGCCTGACCTT
It contains:
- the mnmA gene encoding tRNA 2-thiouridine(34) synthase MnmA, which gives rise to MKIGVAMSGGVDSAVAAALLIEMGHEVVGYHMKNLPDSLFEIVPETKKVCCSPSDTFDAFRTAKILGIELKIIRLDEIFRARIIDYFTSEYKKGRTPNPCVLCNDYIKFGALMEKALEDGMELFASGHYARIIEHPHYGISLAKGKASHKDQAYFLSMIKKEKLSKIFFPVGELTKEEIREKAKSLGLPVHQKRESQELCFIPDNDYRRFLSSEGIKLPDGDIVDIAGNILGKHHGLAFYTIGQRRGLGISSKEKLYVIDIDTINNRIIVGPYEKTLKKRFTAAQPNWLIDIKDGELRCQCMIRSTMKPEKASVYSEKDRLTVEFDNPVSAITPGQLAVFYVGDVVLGSAFIESVES
- a CDS encoding basic amino acid ABC transporter substrate-binding protein; this translates as MKKGFLVVILILLAVFAIGKTYMVGTSADFPPFEYVEDGKYVGFDMDLIRAIADEMGFKVVIVDMAFDSLIAALASGNLDIVIAGMTITEEREQVVDFSTPYWVADQSVVVSEGSGLSITVLFGDHDIGVQTGTTGDLWVEENLVNTKILTGQFKRYETFVLAMTDLVNGNVDAIVLDSPVAEMYAKSRPVEIVGIIKTGEEYGIAVQEGNKELLNLINEGIKRLQESGKIEEIISKYF
- a CDS encoding amino acid ABC transporter permease — its product is MDKLSLIFNSFPTLLEGTWVTLKITFLSLGLGLVIALPLSFGQVYGGKGFKAFVVVYERIFRSIPELVILFLIFYGFPRAGIRFSPFTAVILGLGIRSAAYQSQIFRGAIQSISATQMRAARSLGMTKFQGFRHVVLPQAFRVALPPWANEFTIVLKDSSLAYALGVTELLRQGGYIISTSYEPMLIYLTIAAIYFIITFAVNRSLKKLEEALAIPGFEIKESIR
- a CDS encoding amino acid ABC transporter ATP-binding protein, whose translation is MKNNPLLRIINLKKRFGDKEVLKGVSFEVMEGETKVIIGPSGTGKSTLLACINQLVNPDDGEIWLKDELITQAKDINKIRQRIGFVFQDFGLFNHLTALRNVMIGLTKVKKMDKDLAREKALEQLRKVGLEREANLYPAQLSGGQKQRVGIARALAMEPEIILFDEPTSALDPELIGEVLRVMKDLAESGMTMLVVTHEMGFARSVSDEIIFMENGYIVEQGSPEKLFKNPENERTRQFLNKLSELYGEGD
- a CDS encoding amino acid ABC transporter permease, translated to MDRIINIIEKYWPVLLKGLGITMEMTLISVLGGFALGIVLALSRTYGNKFLKIISTGFIEIIRGTPLLVQLFILYFGLPPYGLKPTPFTAAIIGFIINSGAYQAEYLRGSILSIGRNQMTAARSLGMTRKQAIIHIIMPQALRRVIPAWSNEFIYLLKYTSLAYIVGAPELMAQAKFIASRNFQFFEVYLVVAVIYLIVVLFFTWLFGLLEKKVKIPGLEWVR
- the hutH gene encoding histidine ammonia-lyase; protein product: MVLNGNSLTIEGVYNVAFKGEKVEISPETLILLRESRKELEKHQLTKTIYGVNTGFGILANKKVSPEKIEELQFNIVRSHAAGVGDPLAPELVKAIMVIRANSLCKGYSGVRPVVVERIVDFLNHDIIPVVPEQGSVGASGDLSPLAHIALALIGEGMVFYNSKKLPTMEVLRELDISPLTLASKEGLSLLNGTAFMAGVGSCAVHISEKLFDEALTVAAMSVDALKGSTSPFDPRVHKARPHKGQIHVAERLLENLNGSEIRRAHLDCDRVQDPYTLRTIPQVYGAVYDTIQYVKKVFETEINSATDNPLIFENGDAISGGNFHGEPIALAMDFLSIALTDMANMIERRIDRLVNPKLNDLPPFLTNGEGGLNSGYMLWQYTAAALASENKTLAHPASADSIPTSGFQEDHVSMGAWGARKLWKIVDNWSQIISIEALLAYRAMCFRKPLKSGKRIEELFSKFQEILTDHDKDRYFGEEFKAALSLLKKRAGL
- a CDS encoding type 1 glutamine amidotransferase, which gives rise to MLRHLRGVLLIFLTLSISVVSFSLSHPIALLQNDSDYPDGGSFIEKALDKLNADYEVYRTFRGEFPKKGEYSALIISGGNSMAAYFSNSGHAKASVELIKDADVPVLGICMGFQIIGRIYGSALIISEERGWRKLKIVKDDVLLTGIPEEFNAWENHLFTLNRLPKEFELLVINESGSIQMMKHKSKYIYGVQFHPEKGDLDRFNHGYMVLVNFLTLVEYLNRKNMVQP
- a CDS encoding potassium channel family protein is translated as MVDRAKGLKSIVFAIFYLVMVFISGVFGYAIIEGWDLTDSFFMTVITISTVGYGTPRDLTPAGKLFTSLLIFSSITLGVYAFSKIAAFVVEGELSQTLKRRKMLKELVKMKDHIIVIGAGTIGFSIAKMLSERGLKAILVDNDSERIEYIENSAENLTCFKGDAVNEEVLKQIGVDRAKGLITTLPVDADNVFVVLTARQLNPSLEIIAKANEVENIKKLYYAGASKVLPIPEIGARRMVNLILNPSIEGFLDTLVESGDMQIYFEQVDVPEDFPSEGIELGKLRIPQETGLIVIAIHTSGKSTFNPGASTLIKPGQSLMVLGKREQIEKLRQLLQG
- a CDS encoding MalY/PatB family protein is translated as MRYDFDRIVDRRGTSSYKWDMLEEIFGSDDLLPMWVADMDFRSPPALIEALTERAKHGVFGYTARNDGFYQSFIDWVKVRHDWDIKRKWIIASPGVVPSIAIAVQAFTKPGEKVLLQTPVYYPFFDVIKNNNRELAVNELRYSNGRYEMDFDSLEKEIDDKTKLLILCSPHNPVGRVWTKDELKTLGEICLRKGVIVLSDEIHSDIVYSGSKHTPFAKISEELSEISITCMAPSKTFNIAGLETSLTIVPNSKLRKVFENRLYDQLFMRLGNIFGINATEMAYRHGKEWLDELLEYLERNRDYAVKYINENIPGIKPVKPEGTYLLWLDFRGLGMNDNEIRNLLLHRAKVALGHGPIFGKGGEGFQRLNFACPRTLLEKGLAKIEKAMRELRDG